Proteins encoded together in one Quercus lobata isolate SW786 chromosome 3, ValleyOak3.0 Primary Assembly, whole genome shotgun sequence window:
- the LOC115980336 gene encoding zinc finger BED domain-containing protein RICESLEEPER 2-like: MSLSTYQFDQVRVRNKLARLVILHEYPLSMVDHIGFKEFVANLQPMFKLVIRNTLKSDILKIYDNEREKALKMTDKNGSRMAITTDMWTSSNKKRGFMVITAHFINHTWTLQSWVLRFVYVPSPHTKEVLAEVLVNCFLEWNIDRKLSTITVDNYSTNDAMIRLLLNKLDTSSLMLGGSMLHMRCAAHILNLIVQDGLSLIGDGIERIRDSVIYWTGSPKRRQKFEENARQLRVQCTKELVLDCKTRWNSTYLMLSTALIYKNVFSRLAKREISYTCLPYDYDWELAKDICGKLELFHSAIEFFSGRKYPTTNMYFNLVCELKITLNEWSVSSNEMISTIAESMLAKFNSYWANVSVVMAIAAILDPRYKMKLLEFYYPNIYDDNSNLEIEKIKNLCYDLLDEYKDINESSVDNEGSSHIPASTSSPVAQMKFRLSGAMSSFDEFVNNSSSSSKKHGNARMEFDHFIDEGVLKRSEDFDILGWWKSNGLKIGL, from the exons ATGAGTTTGAGTACTTATCAATTTGATCAAGTTAGAGTGAGGAATAAGCTTGCTCGTTTGGTAATCTTACATGAATATCCTCTTTCAATGGTTGACCATATTGGGTTTAAAGAATTTGTGGCCAATCTTCAACCTATGTTTAAACTTGTCATAAGAAATACTTTGAAGAGTGACATTCTTAAGATCTATGATAATGAGAGGGAGAAAGCTTTGAAGATGACGGACAAGAATGGAAGTAGGATGGCCATTACAACCGATATGTGGACTTCAagtaacaaaaagagagggTTTATGGTCATTACCGCTCATTTCATTAATCATACTTGGACGTTGCAAAGCTGGGTtctaag gtttgtttatGTTCCTTCTCCACACACAAAAGAAGTCCTTGCTGAAGTCCttgttaattgttttttagAGTGGAACATTGATAGGAAGTTGTCTACAATAACTGTTGATAATTATAGTACTAATGATGCCATGATTAGACTTCTTTTGAATAAGCTTGATACTAGTTCTCTTATGTTGGGTGGGTCTATGTTGCATATGAGGTGTGCTgcacatattttgaatttgattgttcaagATGGGTTGTCTCTTATTGGTGATGGTATTGAAAGGATTCGTGATAGTGTGATTTATTGGACTGGATCACCAAAAAGAAggcaaaaatttgaagaaaatgcaCGTCAATTGCGTGTTCAATGCACCAAAGAGTTAGTCTTAGATTGTAAAACTCGTTGGAATTCAACTTACTTAATGCTTTCTACTGCAttgatttataaaaatgttttctcACGTTTGGCTAAACGTGAAATATCTTATACTTGTTTACCATATGATTATGATTGGGAGTTAGCCAAAGATATTTGTGGGAAGTTGGAGTTGTTTCATAGTGCGATTGAGTTTTTCTCTGGTCGTAAGTACCCCACaactaatatgtattttaatttggtgtGTGAGttgaaaattacattaaatGAATGGAGTGTGTCTTCAAATGAGATGATAAGTACGATAGCAGAAAGCATGCTTGCTAAGTTTAATTCTTATTGGGCTAATGTTAGTGTTGTTATGGCTATTGCTGCTATCTTAGATCCAAGATATAAGATGAAGttattagaattttattatCCTAACATTTATGATGATAATTCTAATTTggagattgaaaaaattaagaatctttGTTATGATTTGCTTGATGAGTATAAAGATATAAATGAGTCCTCTGTAGATAATGAAGGAAGTTCTCATATTCCTGCTAGTACTTCAAGCCCTGTGGCACAAATGAAATTTAGGTTGAGTGGGGCAATGTCATCTTTTGATGAGTTTGTGAATAATAGTTCAAGTAGTTCAAAGAAACATGGGAATGCTAGAATGGAATTTGATCATTTCATTGATGAGGGAGTGTTAAAGAGGAGTgaagattttgatattttgggatgGTGGAAAAGTAATGGTTTAAA AATTGGCCTTTAG
- the LOC115980335 gene encoding putative disease resistance protein RGA3 yields the protein MAEAMPFEIARKIIELLGSTTFEELGFIWGVTDELQKLKGTVSTIQDVFQDSEESQYKEDGVRVRGWIMKLRGAIYDADDLLTDLSTQDLRRREMDGDEMAKKVGTFFSSSNQVAFRLKMAHKLKAMVERLKEIENDMKNLELVVCRPQATVVSGERGQTHSFVEEFFWGREEDENNIIGLLLNFDEGLNVSFISIVGIGGLGKTTLAQHVYNDEKVKAYFELKMWVSVSEVFSVKTVAEKIIECATRRKPDNLPYVFLENRVHQELDQKKFLLVLDDVWNVENGEWSNLKSLLMGGSMGSKVLITTRTRYVAKITSTVSPYFLKGLSVEKSWSLLKRIAFNNGEDSNPDHEDIGKKIVEKCQGVPLAIKMIGRVLYFKRTVDEWSDIENKELTNIDQEENNILPILKLSYDYLPVHLKCCFTYCSVFPKDYEIRRLALIQLWIAQGFI from the coding sequence ATGGCCGAAGCAATGCCGTTTGAAATTGCACGAAAGATTATTGAATTACTGGGCTCCACTACTTTTGAAGAGCTTGGATTCATTTGGGGTGTCACAGATGAGCTCCAGAAATTGAAGGGCACTGTTTCCACTATTCAAGATGTGTTTCAGGACTCAGAGGAGTCGCAGTACAAGGAGGATGGAGTCCGAGTCAGGGGCTGGATCATGAAGCTCAGAGGCGCAATTTATGATGCGGATGACTTGTTGACCGATCTGTCCACTCAAGATTTGCGGCGGAGGGAGATGGATGGTGATGAAATGGCTAAGAAGGTAGGTACTTTCTTCTCGAGTTCAAACCAAGTTGCTTTTCGTCTTAAGATGGCTCACAAACTAAAAGCAATGGTGGAAAGacttaaagaaatagaaaatgatATGAAGAATTTAGAGTTGGTAGTATGTCGTCCACAGGCAACGGTTGTGTCTGGGGAGAGGGGCCAAACTCACTCATTTGTAGAagaatttttttgggggagaGAAGAGGATGAGAATAACATCATAGGTCTATTATTGAACTTTGATGAGGGACTCAATGTCTCATTTATATCCATTGTGGGAATCGGAGGGCTAGGGAAAACTACACTTGCTCAACATGTATACAATGATGAGAAAGTGAAGGCTTATTTCGAGCTAAAGATGTGGGTGTCTGTCTCTGAGGTCTTTTCTGTGAAAACAGTTGCTGAAAAGATAATTGAATGTGCAACTAGAAGGAAACCTGATAATCTTCCTTATGTGTTCTTGGAAAATAGAGTTCACCAAGAGCTTGATCAAAAGAAGTTTTTGCTTGTGTTGGATGATGTGTGGAATGTGGAAAATGGAGAATGGTCTAACTTAAAAAGTCTTTTGATGGGTGGCTCAATGGGAAGTAAAGTGCTGATAACCACACGGACGAGATATGTTGCAAAGATAACTAGCACAGTCTCACCGTATTTTCTAAAAGGCTTGTCAGTAGAAAAATCTTGGTCTTTATTAAAGCGAATTGCATTTAACAATGGGGAAGACAGCAATCCTGACCATGAAGATATTGGAAagaaaattgtagaaaaatGTCAGGGAGTGCCTCTTGCTATTAAGATGATAGGAAGAGTATTATATTTCAAAAGGACAGTGGATGAATGGTCAGATATCGAGAATAAAGAACTTACAAATATAGatcaagaagaaaataatattttaccaattttaaaattgagttaCGACTATCTCCCAGTACACTTAAAGTGTTGTTTCACTTATTGTTCAGTGTTTCCTAAAGATTATGAGATTCGAAGGTTGGCATTGATACAACTATGGATTGCACAAGGATTTATCTGA